The Flavobacterium piscisymbiosum genome includes a region encoding these proteins:
- a CDS encoding carbohydrate-binding family 9-like protein: MKISPIVVFLSFMCSITNYSQNIAIHKTNDEIKIDGDLTDWKTPFLGPFVIHNSGENATQSTFVSLVWNDENLYVAYRSADSKIIGKPQKKDAPIFNTDDLVEFFIDPDGDSQNYIEIGVNAFSSNYDLLLKCISPNCGGWNTAMSFDIAGLESVSKITPEGYNTEIKIPFSSLKNIKNGNFTQPKSGTKWRGNAFRIDYGDATEYLALQYYKSLKYGFHQPEEFAVFEFVE, encoded by the coding sequence ATGAAAATCAGTCCAATCGTCGTGTTTTTAAGTTTTATGTGTTCGATAACAAATTATTCGCAAAATATTGCCATTCACAAAACTAATGACGAGATAAAAATTGATGGAGATTTAACGGATTGGAAAACTCCATTTTTAGGCCCGTTTGTTATTCATAATTCGGGAGAAAACGCTACTCAGAGTACTTTTGTTTCACTTGTGTGGAATGATGAAAACTTATACGTCGCCTATCGTTCTGCAGATTCTAAGATAATTGGAAAACCTCAAAAAAAAGATGCACCAATTTTTAATACCGATGATTTGGTAGAGTTTTTTATTGATCCTGATGGCGATAGTCAAAACTATATCGAAATTGGAGTGAATGCTTTTTCGTCTAATTATGATTTGTTGCTAAAATGTATTTCACCAAATTGTGGCGGTTGGAATACCGCTATGAGTTTTGATATTGCAGGATTAGAAAGCGTAAGCAAAATAACTCCTGAAGGTTATAATACCGAAATTAAAATTCCTTTTTCGAGTTTAAAAAACATTAAAAACGGTAATTTTACCCAACCAAAAAGCGGAACAAAATGGAGAGGAAATGCTTTTAGAATTGATTACGGTGATGCAACAGAATATCTTGCATTACAATATTATAAGAGTTTAAAATATGGATTTCATCAACCGGAAGAATTTGCGGTTTTTGAGTTTGTGGA
- a CDS encoding M1 family metallopeptidase, which yields MKKYFGGVFIAFLIGFNANAQGLLNKSETVFTHQDTLRGSITKERAWWDLKSYHLDVKVDPKEKTIKGSNTVRYTVLTAYNKMQIDLQEPMQIYKVTQDGKELKFERDGNAFIIQLTAAQKVGETKEIVISFGGKPKEAVNPPWDGGITWKKDKNGKDFIASSCQGLGASVWWPNKDHMYDEVENMLISVNVPGHLTDVSNGRLQSVKKEKDGTKTFNWYVSNPINNYGVNINVGDYVNFSEKFKGEKGDLDCNYYVLSYNLAVAKEQFKDAPKMLKAFENWFGPYPFYEDSYKLVEAPYLGMEHQSSVTYGNGYKNGYLGRDLSGTGWGLKFDFIIIHESGHEWFANNITYKDIADMWVHESFTNYSESLFLEYYYGKDAAAEYIIGCRKGIKNDKPIIGNYDVNNEGSGDMYPKGASMLHMMRQIINDDVKWKSILRGLNSTFYHQTVTGKQIQDYINTQSGINFNRVYAQYLTTTQIPVFEYMFKDGSFGYHWTNCVAKFDMPVKVNLNGQDTWLKPTTEWKSEKTNNEDRKVIVDKDFYVTTSNIVE from the coding sequence ATGAAAAAATACTTTGGTGGCGTTTTTATCGCCTTTTTAATTGGTTTTAATGCCAATGCACAAGGACTTTTGAATAAGTCTGAAACGGTTTTTACACATCAGGATACTTTACGCGGAAGCATTACAAAAGAGCGCGCCTGGTGGGATTTAAAATCTTATCATTTAGATGTAAAAGTAGATCCAAAAGAAAAAACGATTAAGGGTTCAAATACTGTTCGTTATACTGTTTTGACAGCGTATAATAAAATGCAGATTGATTTGCAGGAACCTATGCAAATTTATAAAGTGACTCAGGATGGCAAAGAACTGAAATTTGAAAGAGACGGAAATGCCTTTATTATTCAGTTAACCGCAGCCCAAAAAGTAGGCGAGACTAAAGAAATCGTAATTTCATTTGGAGGAAAACCAAAAGAAGCCGTAAATCCACCGTGGGATGGCGGAATTACCTGGAAAAAAGACAAAAACGGAAAAGATTTTATTGCTTCATCCTGTCAGGGTCTTGGCGCCAGCGTTTGGTGGCCAAACAAAGACCATATGTATGATGAAGTCGAAAATATGCTGATCAGCGTGAATGTTCCCGGACATTTAACGGATGTTTCAAACGGAAGATTACAGAGTGTTAAAAAGGAAAAAGACGGAACCAAAACCTTTAATTGGTATGTTTCTAACCCAATTAATAATTATGGTGTAAACATTAATGTTGGCGATTATGTAAATTTCTCAGAAAAATTTAAAGGAGAAAAAGGAGATTTAGATTGTAATTATTATGTTTTGAGTTATAATTTGGCTGTAGCCAAAGAGCAATTCAAGGATGCCCCGAAAATGCTTAAGGCATTTGAAAACTGGTTTGGACCGTATCCTTTTTACGAAGACAGCTATAAATTGGTTGAAGCTCCTTATTTAGGAATGGAACATCAAAGTAGCGTAACTTACGGAAATGGTTATAAAAATGGTTATTTAGGCCGTGACTTAAGCGGAACGGGCTGGGGATTAAAATTTGATTTTATCATTATTCACGAATCAGGACACGAATGGTTTGCTAATAATATTACATACAAAGATATCGCTGATATGTGGGTACACGAAAGTTTTACCAACTATTCTGAAAGTCTTTTCCTTGAATATTATTACGGAAAAGACGCTGCTGCAGAATATATTATTGGCTGCAGAAAAGGTATCAAAAACGATAAGCCAATTATAGGTAATTATGATGTAAATAATGAAGGATCGGGCGATATGTATCCAAAAGGAGCAAGTATGCTGCACATGATGCGCCAGATTATCAATGATGATGTAAAATGGAAATCTATTTTAAGAGGTTTAAACAGTACTTTTTATCATCAAACCGTTACCGGAAAACAAATCCAGGATTACATCAATACACAATCGGGAATTAACTTCAACAGGGTTTATGCACAATATTTGACTACAACTCAAATTCCTGTTTTTGAATACATGTTCAAAGACGGATCTTTTGGGTACCATTGGACAAATTGTGTAGCTAAGTTTGATATGCCTGTAAAAGTGAATTTGAATGGTCAAGATACTTGGTTAAAACCAACAACAGAATGGAAATCAGAAAAGACAAATAATGAAGATAGAAAAGTTATAGTTGATAAGGATTTCTATGTTACGACTTCTAATATTGTAGAGTAA